The segment CCGGTCGGGCTGAGCAGCAACGTTGCCGTCAATTCCTTCATGGCGTCCAGAAACACCAAGGCGAAGGCCGCTGCCATCGCCGGGAAGATGATCGGCAGGGTCACTTTGCAAAACGCGGCAAAGCTGCTTGCTCCCAGGGTGCGGGCCGCTTCTTCCAGCGTAGGGGAGGCCTTGTTCAAGGCCGTGCGTACAGGGGACTGGGCCAGAGGCAGGAACAACAGTGCATAGGCCAAAAGCAGTAACGCCGTGGTCTGGTACAGCACCGGCACGTAGTGCAGGGCGAAGAACACCAGCGTCAGGGCAATGACCAGGCCGGGCAGGGCATGCAGCAGGTACGGCAAGCGTTCTGCCCAAATGGCCAGGCGCCCCTTGTAGCGCACCACCAGGAAGCTGATCGGCAGAGCTAGCACGACGCAGAAGCCGGCGCCGCCTAGCGACACGGACAGCGAGGTGAGCAGTGCACTGGAAATATCCGCAATGGGGAACGCTGCGGAGGAACCCACGCTGAGCCAGTAACCGAGCATGGCCAATGGAATACCGCTGCCCAATACTGCCAGGCCCAGGCAGAACAACTGAGCAGGTATTGCCCAGCCACGCAGCTTTATAGGCTGAGCGCGGCGTGCCACGCCCTGGCCGATGCGCACATGCCGGGCCTTGCCGCGTACCCGCAGCTCCAGCCAGAGCATGACCAGGCACATGGCTAGCAGTACGGCAGAGAGCATGGCCGCGTTGGCGTTGCTGAACTCCAGCTCGAACTGTTGGTAAATGGCGGTGGTGAATGTCTGCAGGCCTAGAATCGACAGCGCGCCGAATTCCACGAGCATGTGCAGGGCAATCAACAAGGCGCCCCCGAGCATCGATGGCCACAGCAGGGGCAGGGTGACTTTCCGGTACACGCTCCAGCGGCTACAGCCCAGGGTGCGCGCCGACTCCTCGAGTGAGGTGTCCAGGTTGCGCAAGGTGGCGGCCACTGGCAGGAAGATCAGCGGGTACTTGGACAGGGCCATCACCAAAATGGCGCCGCCCAGGCCCTCGAAGTCAGCGCTCAGCGAGACCCAGGTGAAGCTGCTGACGAACGACGGCACGGCAAAGGGCAGGCACAACACCACCCCCCACAGCCTGCGACCGGGCAGGTCGCTGCGTTCGAGCAACCAG is part of the Pseudomonas parafulva genome and harbors:
- a CDS encoding ABC transporter permease → MTAALTQPVPVRFVPRRRRPSIWVVLPVLFLVAMSVLPLLYVAIKAWEAGWREALYLLWRPYVWGLMRNTLLLMVGVTLTCMVVGLALAWLLERSDLPGRRLWGVVLCLPFAVPSFVSSFTWVSLSADFEGLGGAILVMALSKYPLIFLPVAATLRNLDTSLEESARTLGCSRWSVYRKVTLPLLWPSMLGGALLIALHMLVEFGALSILGLQTFTTAIYQQFELEFSNANAAMLSAVLLAMCLVMLWLELRVRGKARHVRIGQGVARRAQPIKLRGWAIPAQLFCLGLAVLGSGIPLAMLGYWLSVGSSAAFPIADISSALLTSLSVSLGGAGFCVVLALPISFLVVRYKGRLAIWAERLPYLLHALPGLVIALTLVFFALHYVPVLYQTTALLLLAYALLFLPLAQSPVRTALNKASPTLEEAARTLGASSFAAFCKVTLPIIFPAMAAAFALVFLDAMKELTATLLLSPTGMTTLATEVWAHTANVEFAAAAPYAALLIVVSGLPVYLLTTRMYLNRA